A genomic window from Silene latifolia isolate original U9 population chromosome 11, ASM4854445v1, whole genome shotgun sequence includes:
- the LOC141611474 gene encoding uncharacterized protein LOC141611474, which yields MEITAIVAQHELHHNHQNIQMQHHHDTKNSKFKKTFTLETYLEFLRTRETQKLTADHLNKIISIHGYKKLSHRKLATEAVEAMTEPINPARSTLKDDIPSSTSSKAIATLSETIKDLKLLNWQECSITSIRTISFNTCLNPEDDNVPVAEVAAKLMALKSNKRCKLSTPVDTSSMTMMSNGNGQSKESHGSGACSSSSSKLPPIGIKKKTRNKRVYLKKLLCSPHAVKALAAPVTFK from the exons ATGGAGATAACCGCCATAGTTGCACAACACGagctccaccacaatcatcaaaacattcaAATGCAGCATCATCATGATACGAAGAATTCGAAATTTAAGAAGACGTTCACTCTGGAAACTTACCTCGAATTCCTCCGCACTCGCGAAACTCAAAAGCTCACCGCCGATCATCTCAACAAA ATAATCTCAATCCACGGCTACAAAAAACTCAGCCACAGGAAG TTGGCTACAGAAGCAGTTGAAGCAATGACCGAGCCAATAAATCCAGCGCGCTCAACACTCAAGGATGACATTCCATCATCGACATCAAGCAAAGCAATTGCCACTCTTTCTGAAACAATCAAAGACCTGaaattgctcaactggcaagAATGTTCAATTACTTCAATTAGAACAATCAGCTTCAACACCTGCTTGAACCCCGAAGATGACAATGTTCCTGTTGCTGAAGTAGCCGCCAAGCTGATGGCTCTGAAGAGCAATAAGAGGTGCAAGCTGTCAACTCCGGTTGATACATCATCTATGACTATGATGAGCAATGGCAATGGGCAGAGCAAGGAGAGCCATGGTTCTGGTGcttgttcttcttcttcctccaagTTGCCTCCCATTGGAATAAAGAAAAAGACGAGAAACAAGAGAGTGTATCTGAAGAAGCTATTATGCAGTCCACATGCAGTAAAAGCACTGGCTGCTCCAGTTACTTTCAAGTAA